The Helianthus annuus cultivar XRQ/B chromosome 16, HanXRQr2.0-SUNRISE, whole genome shotgun sequence genome includes a window with the following:
- the LOC118488281 gene encoding protein PSK SIMULATOR 3-like isoform X2 codes for MREDVNNLETSIARSTLYQSLPPDIELYYRSRLALFHVDKELDVPAIKAKIERSAMLVFPIAVTTAKAHHGFGWVGEWRTPGESQIFQYLFTTGNYTAWVTGQVKI; via the exons ATGCGCGAAGATG TTAACAACTTGGAGACTTCCATTGCAAGAAGCACATTATACCAGAGCCTACCTCCTGATATAGAATTATATTATCGGTCCAGACTAGCTTTATTTCATGTAGATAAAGAG CTCGATGTTCCTGCTATTAAAGCCAAAATTGAAAGAAGCGCTATGTTGGTTTTCCCAATAGCCGTAACCACAGCAAA GGCTCATCATGGATTTGGTTGGGTTGGCGAGTGGCGGACACCAGGTGAGTCACAAATTTTTCAGTATCTCTTTACCACTGGAAATTATACGGCTTGGGTAACAGGTCAAGTCAAAATCTGA
- the LOC118488281 gene encoding protein GDAP2 homolog isoform X1, whose protein sequence is MVSRFPVDVEINSKIFLWRGNPWNLEVDAVVNSTNENMDKAHCSPGLHDAAVPGLAEECAKMLDVPAIKAKIERSAMLVFPIAVTTAKAHHGFGWVGEWRTPGESQIFQYLFTTGNYTAWVTGQVKI, encoded by the exons ATGGTTTCTAGATTTCCAGTTGATGTTGAAATAAACTCCAAGATTTTTTTGTGGAGAGGTAACCCCTGGAATCTGGAAGTTGATGCTGTTGTCAACTCTACAAATGAG AACATGGATAAAGCACACTGCAGCCCTGGTTTGCATGATGCAGCTGTGCCTGGTCTTGCTGAAGAATGCGCGAAGATG CTCGATGTTCCTGCTATTAAAGCCAAAATTGAAAGAAGCGCTATGTTGGTTTTCCCAATAGCCGTAACCACAGCAAA GGCTCATCATGGATTTGGTTGGGTTGGCGAGTGGCGGACACCAGGTGAGTCACAAATTTTTCAGTATCTCTTTACCACTGGAAATTATACGGCTTGGGTAACAGGTCAAGTCAAAATCTGA